GTTTTAGTTGCAGCTTGACCGTTGCGGATGCGTGTAAACATGTCCGCGATAGGATCAGTCATCATAATTGCTTTCTCCTTATTACCAACTAGCTTTCTTAAGACCAGGTACTTCACCGCGCATCATGTGCTCACGCAACTTGATACGGCTTAAACCGAACTTGCGCAAGTAACCGTGTGGACGGCCAGTTACGTTACAACGGTTACGTTGACGTGAAGAACTTGAATCACGAGGTAAAGCTTGAAGTTTTAATACTGCATCCCAACGCTCTTCTTCAGAAGAGTTTACGTTAGAGATAATTTCTTTAAGTGCACGGCGCTTTTCTGCGTACTTAGCGACTAATTTAGTGCGCTTAGCTTCGCGTGCTTTCATAGATGATTTAGCCATAACTCTACACCTTATTTCTTAAACGGGAAGTTAAAGGCAGTCAGCAAAGCACGACCTTCCTCGTCAGATGCCGCAGTAGTAGTGATAGTAATATCCATACCACGGATCTTATCGACTTTATCGTAGTCGATTTCAGGGAAAATGATTTGCTCACGCACGCCCATGCTGTAATTACCACGGCCATCGAACGATTTCGGGTTCAAGCCACGGAAGTCACGGATACGAGGAACTGAAATAGAGATTAAACGCTCTAAGAATTCCCACATGCGCTCACCGCGCAGAGTTACTTTTGCGCCAATAGGGTAGCCTTCACGAATTTTGAAGCCAGCAACTGATTTGCGTGCTTTCGTGATTAAAGGCTTTTGACCTGAGATTGCAGTAAGATCATTTGTGGCGTTTTCTAATACTTTTTTATCAGTAATAGCTTCACCAACGCCCATGTTTAGGGTGATCTTTTCAATCCGAGGGACTTGCATGACACTTTTGTATTCGAACTTCTTTTGAAGTTCAGCTACAACTGTATCTTTGTAAAAATCATGCAGTTTCGCCATCGTTTACTCCAATATTAAACTAATTCGTTATTAGACTTGAAGAAACGAACTTTTTTGCCGTCTTCAATTCTAAAACCAACACGATCCGCTTTGCCCGTCGCAGGGTTAACGATCGCTACGTTTGAAACGTGGATTGGTGCTTCTTTTTCAATGATGCCGCCAGCTTGCTGTAACTGAGGTACAGGCTTCTGGTGCTTCTTGACTAAGTTAACGCCTTCCACAAATACTTTGCTGTCTTCAACAAGAACTTTGGTAACTTTACCAGTTTTGCCCTTGTCTTTACCTGCAAGTACAATTACTTCATCATCACGACGAATCTTAGATGCCATTATCGTGACTCCTTATAGTACTTCTGGTGCTAGTGACACGATTTTCATGAACTTTTCAGTTCGTAGTTCACGTGTTACTGGCCCGAAAATACGAGTACCAATTGGCTGTAAGTTAGCATTTAACATTACTGCCGAGTTGCCGTCGAAACGAATGGTAGAACCATCTGAACGACGTACGCCCTTTTTAGTGCGCACCACTACCGCGTTTAAAACATCACCTTTTTTAACTTTGCCGCGAGGAATTGCTTCCTTCACTGCAACTTTGATGATATCGCCAATGCGTGCGTAGCGACGGTGCGAGCCACCAAGGACCTTTATACACTGTACACGCTTTGCGCCACTGTTATCAGCAACATCAAGCTGTGATTGCATTTGGATCATTTATATGTGCTCCGCTGTTAATAAATTCAAGGCCAGAAATTTGACCCGTCACTGCCTTTAAAACCCAACCGGAATTCGGCGGGCGCGAGATTATAACACCACCCATTTTAAAATGGTACTTTATTTGAACAATTAAATTAATTGGCGAAATTAAAGACTGAAAATGGATAATTAACTACCGCTAGCTATGCCATTTTACATTGATGAGTTAACAGACAACTGTATCAATTGGTTACCCAAAAGCTATTTTTATTGGCTAGGTTTTCATCATACTTAACAAGAACTTCTTTGCCGCTGAGCCTTCAATCTCTAATTCGTGTTCCATCACTATTTGCTTTTTTTCAGAGGTTTGTTCCAGAGATAGCGCATTGAGGCGATTTTTAATGGCTAATACCTTGTCTTTCTTGTTGTCACCTGCTGAGAATTCCGCAACATTTTTAGGTAACGAACCCACGACTTCCGAGGTTTCGTTGCTAACTTCTTCTATTTGCATAGATAGCACTGTTGAGAGTTTATTGCGTATTATTTGAGCCTTGTCCTCAGGCTCGTGTTGCGACACTCCTTGCTTTTTGTCTTCTAGCGACTTTTTGCTTTGTGGCGACGATCTATGATCATCGCTAGATGCTTGTGGCTGCAATAAGATGTCACCCTTTCTTTTTAGCAATTCAAGAGGTCCTGGTTTTGCTTCCGCAGCTGGCAAAATACCGGGTAAGTCAATGCCTTCCGCCGCCATCCTTTTCATCAGCTCAGGAGAAGGTAATTTCAAATGACTCGCTAATTGCTCGATGTTATCTCGTACCGCCAGACGTTGGGAAAAGCTTAACCCCTCTATCGCCACTAGCAATTCTTGCCGGCTTAAAAACATACGATACAAGTTTGAACGAATAACACTGCCGGGTAAGTCGTTACTAGCAGTTGTTCTGCGCACAGGTTCACTGTCTAGGTCATTAACCGACAGTCCTTCGGCTTCCATCTGTGCCACTAACTCCGCTGACGGTAATTTTAACTCTTGAAAAATTGATGTGAAGTGATGTTTTACTTCCAACGCTTGTGGCACAGAATATTTTTCAAAAACCTGCACGATGTTTTGATCGTCCATTAATATTGCAAACATAGCGAATTCTCCTGATTAAGCGTGCTTTATATCACCCACACTTCAACACGACGGTTTCTTTCACGTCCAGCGTTGGTATTGTTGTTAGCGACAGGCAGCAGTTCGCCATAGGCTTCGACAGCCATCACAGCTATGCCCCGCGCAACCAGCTCTTTCTCTACCGCTTTGGTACGTCGATAAGAAAGTTGTCTATTACTGGCTTGCGCACCAGAGCTGTCAGAAAAGCCCATCAAGACAATACGCCGACCGGGGTTTTGTTCAATGAAGTCTATTAGGCGTAATAAATCTCGTTGCCCTTTGTTGTCTAGATCACCGTTACCTTGATTAAAGCGAAAGTTTAAAGACAGGCGCTGACCACGATTCGTATAATTATTGTAAGAGCGTGGCGCTCCCTGTGAAGGGTATACTTTTTGAAGACGAATGTTCTGCGATATTAAGCCCACTTGATCAACAAGCTCCTGCCCTTCTTTACCAATCGCAAACTGTGCAAAGTCTTTAACAATCGGCGAAGCTGCTGTAGGTGTGTATAGATATAGACGACGAGATAGCGCGTAGTCTTCCGTTCCAACAGTGAACTTGGTCGGGAAAATTGGCGTGGCACCATTACCTTCGGTAATTGCTAGTGCTTTATTGTGACCAATGTAGTTTAGGCCAATAAAGCCAATCGCATGCTCATGCCTAGAGACTTGTTCAGATAACTGAGAGCTAGATTCAAAACGCTCTGGTGAACTATTTAATTGCTTACCTGTTTTTTTGAGTACAAGTTTGTTGAACGTATCCCATGTGCCAGAGTTTGCATCTCTTGCAAAAAGCTTTATCTCGCCTTCGCCTTGACCTATTTGTGCCCAATTGGTCACCTCGCCGGCAAAAATTTTAGCCAGTGTGTTTAGCGACATGGATTTTAACGGACTATTTTGGTTCACAATAACCGCAAGACCATCTAAGCCAATGATATGTTCGTTGCCGACTCGGCTTAAATCACCCAAAGCTGTTTTTGATTGCGCCAACTCTTTCTCTTTAATTGGACGAGATGCCATACCAAGATCAGCTACGCCAGTAAGCATGTCCTTAAAAGCCGTACCAGAACCATGGGCGTGCAACTCAACTGCTTGTACTTTACCATCTGCTATAAACTGAACAGTTCGCTCGACATTATTGTTACCTTCTACCCAAGTGAAATTTTCAGCTCCCTGCTTTTTAAAAAACGCTTCCACTAGAGCCGGAGCAAGCTTTTCACCTATGGTATTAGAGCCGTGAAGCTTAAATACCATGTCTGGGTTTTTAACTGGTAGCGCAGGCAATTCATTAAGCGTTGTATCGCTTTCGAGTGGCGCTTTACTCGTTTTGGCTGATTCCCTTGCAGGCTGAGGTGCGGCTTGTGCCGCTTGAATAGGTTCCTGTTTTTCACTTGATACAATTTGAGGTACAACCTGCGATGATAACTGCTGCCCAGAGTCTTTAACTGCAAAGAAATAAAGTGCAGCAATGACGATTAACGTCAAACAAATCATGGCAACTAACGGCAGCAGCTTGTTACCTTGTTCACTGGCTACTGGCGCTAACGTCGTTTTTGCATCATTGCTTTGTCCAGAGTAGGAATGCATTAAGGTATCGAGCTGTGTATTAATATCTTGATCGTCTAAGGTTCTAAGCTCATGTAATACAGTAAGGCGATACTTTGCATTACTCAGTACTTGTTCAACTGAAATCTCAATATCGTAATCGCGCTTTACTTGTGCTGCTAACGCCGAAATCAATTCTCTTGGGCCAATTTGTTTTTGTGCGGTATTTCCTTTTAACGAGCTAAACATCCTACTTCCACTTCAAACTCAATAGTCACATAGAGTCAAAACTCTATCACCCATTCATTACAGCTAAGTTAATGTTTTATTTCACAATCATCTGCCGTACGACATTGCTTATCATCATTCAGTCTGTCGTTAACCATATGTTTGCTAGCTTTTTTGACATTGCTAAAAGCTGACGTCATTGAACTGACATATATCTGTAAATTTCGCGTCACTTAACTGTTATCTTGCGCGATAAAAATAGGACATTAGTTTGCTCGTTTTATTTGGAAGCCATTGTGTATCAGAAATTGATTAGCGTAATTTTCACCACATACAATTCAATAGACTGGTTGGAAAAAGTGCTTTGGGGCTTTCACCACCAAACCGATAAAAACTTTGAAATCATCATCGCCGATGATGGCTCTGAAGAGGACACTCGAATTGCGATTGAAAGTTTCGCACAGCATAGTCACCTTGATATTCAACATGTTTGGCAACCTGATGACGGCTTTCAAAAGTGTAAAATAATGAATAAGGCATTAAAAAAAGCAACTGGTGACTACCTAGTATTCACTGACGGTGACTGCATTCCACGAAAAGACTTTGTTGCAGTTCATCGTGAACATGCCGAACCAGGTTTCTACCTTTCTGGAGGCTATTTCAAGCTACCTATGACAATTAGCGAACAAATCACACCCAGTGACATCGCTAGCGGCAATGCTTTTGATGCCTCTTGGCTGTTGGCAAATGGCCTTAAACGTACACACAAACTCAGTAAGCTCACAGCACAGGGTTTTAAAGCTAAACTTATGAACAGCATTACACCAACCCGCCGCACTTGGAATGGCCACAATGCCTCTGGTAGGA
This Thalassotalea euphylliae DNA region includes the following protein-coding sequences:
- the rpsN gene encoding 30S ribosomal protein S14, translating into MAKSSMKAREAKRTKLVAKYAEKRRALKEIISNVNSSEEERWDAVLKLQALPRDSSSSRQRNRCNVTGRPHGYLRKFGLSRIKLREHMMRGEVPGLKKASW
- the rplE gene encoding 50S ribosomal protein L5 is translated as MAKLHDFYKDTVVAELQKKFEYKSVMQVPRIEKITLNMGVGEAITDKKVLENATNDLTAISGQKPLITKARKSVAGFKIREGYPIGAKVTLRGERMWEFLERLISISVPRIRDFRGLNPKSFDGRGNYSMGVREQIIFPEIDYDKVDKIRGMDITITTTAASDEEGRALLTAFNFPFKK
- the rplX gene encoding 50S ribosomal protein L24, which translates into the protein MASKIRRDDEVIVLAGKDKGKTGKVTKVLVEDSKVFVEGVNLVKKHQKPVPQLQQAGGIIEKEAPIHVSNVAIVNPATGKADRVGFRIEDGKKVRFFKSNNELV
- the rplN gene encoding 50S ribosomal protein L14, giving the protein MIQMQSQLDVADNSGAKRVQCIKVLGGSHRRYARIGDIIKVAVKEAIPRGKVKKGDVLNAVVVRTKKGVRRSDGSTIRFDGNSAVMLNANLQPIGTRIFGPVTRELRTEKFMKIVSLAPEVL
- a CDS encoding phosphate ABC transporter substrate-binding/OmpA family protein; the encoded protein is MFSSLKGNTAQKQIGPRELISALAAQVKRDYDIEISVEQVLSNAKYRLTVLHELRTLDDQDINTQLDTLMHSYSGQSNDAKTTLAPVASEQGNKLLPLVAMICLTLIVIAALYFFAVKDSGQQLSSQVVPQIVSSEKQEPIQAAQAAPQPARESAKTSKAPLESDTTLNELPALPVKNPDMVFKLHGSNTIGEKLAPALVEAFFKKQGAENFTWVEGNNNVERTVQFIADGKVQAVELHAHGSGTAFKDMLTGVADLGMASRPIKEKELAQSKTALGDLSRVGNEHIIGLDGLAVIVNQNSPLKSMSLNTLAKIFAGEVTNWAQIGQGEGEIKLFARDANSGTWDTFNKLVLKKTGKQLNSSPERFESSSQLSEQVSRHEHAIGFIGLNYIGHNKALAITEGNGATPIFPTKFTVGTEDYALSRRLYLYTPTAASPIVKDFAQFAIGKEGQELVDQVGLISQNIRLQKVYPSQGAPRSYNNYTNRGQRLSLNFRFNQGNGDLDNKGQRDLLRLIDFIEQNPGRRIVLMGFSDSSGAQASNRQLSYRRTKAVEKELVARGIAVMAVEAYGELLPVANNNTNAGRERNRRVEVWVI
- a CDS encoding glycosyltransferase family 2 protein; its protein translation is MYQKLISVIFTTYNSIDWLEKVLWGFHHQTDKNFEIIIADDGSEEDTRIAIESFAQHSHLDIQHVWQPDDGFQKCKIMNKALKKATGDYLVFTDGDCIPRKDFVAVHREHAEPGFYLSGGYFKLPMTISEQITPSDIASGNAFDASWLLANGLKRTHKLSKLTAQGFKAKLMNSITPTRRTWNGHNASGRKADLVAVNGFDERMQYGGQDCELGYRLRHNGIKAKQIRYSAICVHLDHARGYVNEEMLANSRRIKKATLGQRLRFTEFGLNQH